The genomic interval CAGGGAGCTTATAACAGCAGATCCTGTGTCATATGATGTTATGAATGTTTGTTAATTGGCTGCTTCTCTTTGCCACCTGGTCATCTTTGCCATCATTGTCACAGGTTAAAAAGCAACACGTGTTTACATTTACCCTGAGAATGAATGAGGGGTCTGACAGACCACACTGGATTATTAGACAAAATATAAGGCATACCAGGTGTCTATCGAGACACACTGCTTTAACACAAGTGGATATCAACAGttacacaaacaaaacacacacaacattagACGGAGTACTATCAACAGTATGATTGTGAGCTTGAGCATTTTCACATTAAATCAATGGCTTTTAAAACCACAATgggtttatttttttgcatagtCCAACTACTATTCCACACAGTACTGTTCTTCGTCATTCATTGCCCGTTTAAAACATTCTCTAAAGTTCTTACTTTCCACCTTCCGACTTGCGCGGCTATCCTTGTTTCGCACCTGCTCTCTCATTCCTTCTCATACAAAGTAGTCTTAGATTTAACCCAAGTGGGTTCAGAGTTTGGTTTCAGGTCCTCGTGCTGTTAGAACTGGGAAAGAACTGCGTATTCTAGCAAGCTCCATCGCGCACAGATGGCCGAACACTTTATTATACCAATCAGGAGAGCGCCCCCTGTGGGACAGAAACACAAAAGATTAGAATTCACGATGAACTTTAATTCATATTagcatgttgttgttttttttgtgtaatgTGGAGAACCAAAAAAACACATGCAGTCACGTTCCTGAGAGATCATGCGTAAAACATGCGTGTCTTACCGTAGATCAGCCCTACAGTAGTGTGTGAGCCGGGACCGGCCCATTCCACATGGCTCAATAAAGATGCGTGATGTCAGAAGCACAGCCCGTAACCCTGCCTCCACCTGGACGTTATCATGATCCACAGAGGAGGAAACAAGAACGCACAGCCCCTTTGGAAGATCACTACACCAACGTCTGCAACACAAAATACTACGATTACAAGGAgcccacagaataaaaaaacattatgttCAGTTAAATGTTTCAAttatttttataacaaaaactacaactttattcagcattgtcttctcttccctgtttgttttcagtcctcaaataatgattcaaacggttatgaatcatcgtattgattcatgattcggattgccaatgtcacatgatttcagcagtttgacacgcgatctgaatcatgaatcaatacgatgattcataactgtttgaatctttatttgaggtttgaaaacaaacagggaaggtaagacaatgctgaataaagtcgtagtttttgctatttttggacgaaaatttattttttgatgcttcaagagattataactaactaactgatgacacatatggactactttgatgatgtttttattccctttctggacatggacagtatagtgtgcatacatttccatacgctctcagaataaatttaaaatatcttgaactgtgttctgaagatgaacggaggtcttacgggtgtgaaacgacattagggtgagtaattaatgacatcaatttcatttttggctgaactaaccttttaaggaTCCTAATAGCTCCACCAAAAGTCTGCATAGAAATCAAGATCTTTCTTATTCTAGAAAGATTCTAATTTGAGCCCATTAGTGTTTTAAATTACACTAATTCTATTAGCAAACCTGTACATGTAAGATATTTGAGGTTCTCTGTTAAAGAATCCAACTGATCACACTAAAATAGTAGTTTGGAGCTGTGTACCTGAGCACTATGAAATTTCTCCGTGGATGTGGAGCCATGCTGTCTGTGATGTAATGGAAAACCTCGGTGTTGTTTTCCAAAGTCTCAATGACTCGACTGTGTAGAAGGTCTTCGTCCCACAGGTGGCGCTCTCGCAGAACACGCTGCAGCACCATAGCAGGAGGGGCTTCGATCTCCACCGAAACACGCCAAAGACGCATTGGCTGCCCGTCTCCTACCTGCAAACAGCCATTATTAAACTGTGAAGATCGTGCCAAAAATACAAATGACGAATGAATGACACACAATAATGAATTTGAAAGATCTGGAAGTAGTTCCGTGGCTATTGGAAATACTGGAAAATGATGATCTAATCAGCAGAAGAGGATATCAGTGCACGTCTCACAGCAGATGGCCACAATGAGCCCATATGAATCGAAGAAAGATCATTTCAGCGGGTGATTTGATGGCAGATGGTCTAAATTCAGTTGTGCCAACAGTTCTCATGGTGCTTGGGCATCTGATATTTAAAGGTTAATCTAAGGCGAGACAGCGTGAACTGCCACGTGCACTAAAATCTCATTCCCCTGAGTTTTAGAAAATTTCCTTCCAGGCAAGTCATTTCATTTagcggccatctttgaaacgcctCTCAGGCCGCTATTTGAGTCATGCAAGTACAGCTCCTATCTCTTTGCATGCAAAACATCACATACTTCAAAGTCGTTCACTAAGCGTACATATTTGAAATCATCAATGATATGTGACAACacaattttgtttctaaacATAAAAGAAAAAGGATCATTTTTCAAGGACCAGACAGGTGTACATGTACGGTCCTAAGCGTGTGTCTCTGAACATTGACTGTTTCTATAACAATCGGAGCTTCTAACATTTCTGCAGTGAGGCAATGACTTTTCAAATTACACTACTTAAAACTAGTGACTTGTTCCACCATATTGGATGTTGCAGTTTCTCATTCTTTAGTAATACCAGTGCACCATCTTCACATATATCTAAAGTCTTTGGTGTAAGTGACAGGAAACAAGAAGGGTTTGTTATCTGTAAGAAGGTAGAAGGGTACATCTGTCTACTGTGGGCATGTATGCTTCAGCCTCCCCGACTGATGGCAACTGGCCAACTGTTTGACAAacggacaaaaaaaaatcttcaatcCATTTTGAGCACATTGAAATGCCCTTTAAAAGCCACAtactttacaaaataaatagtgAAACTGAAACATAGGTATTTGTTCAGCACGTTTCCTATTATGACCGAAATCTGATAATACAGTTAATTACataaatgaatatattttcttgtcattcTGACATAATGTCATAATACAGAGGGCAGGACTGTGGGAATCTTTCCAGACACTGGGATTATCAGAATGCTTCAGCATCcgcaacaaaataaaaacagcagCAATTAAACAGGGTTTCAGAAAGGTTTCAAAACCATTTTGTAATATAATCATATTAAATCTTAATTTGCTTTCGCTCTTCTGCAAAGTCTAATTATTGTCATAATCTGCTCTAAAACGGTGTAACTAATGTGTAGATAACATTAAGAGGGGGAATAGTCCCTTATGAATGtgataaatgtgttttattaatgattCAGACATCTGAGGTAGATAATGAATGTCCATAAGGGCAACAATCTATTAAGTGATTTTGGAACCATTACTGTCTCTTGCATTTTATAGTTTATATGgccatcaaaataaaatgacCCTCACAAATATCATTCACATTAAAAGCAATTAAGACCTTAAGTGTTTTGTGAGGAAAAGAGAAGTTGTTGTGCATATTGGTTAATGGAATTAAACACCTTTCAAGTCAATTTGGTATTATAAAAAATGggggaaaatatttatttatacaagTCATCCAGTATATGAAGAAAATGAATCTTGCAAGTAGGTGTTTCTAGGACACCCATGCATTTCCATCAGATCTCAGAACATTCTTTAAGCTTGTTTCTCACATTGCTTCTGGCAAACGGTAGCTGAGATGTCATATGACATCTCAGCAGCAACTTTCTCCTCTTCCAGTGCCACTCTAAAGCAGTGCCTGATGAAGTACCCTGGATGCACAGTCTCTCCAGTCTCCGCCACTGAAGCTTTTAACCTTTGTGCACAGTCGCTGTGTTGAGAACAGCCTGCCGTAGGTAGATTCACAGCTGTGCCATGCTCCTTTCCATTTCTTAATCATTTCTAAATTGATTCGACCACACTCCAAAAGATATTTAGCGACTTGGAAATGGGTTTGTATCTATCCTTGCCTCATGTTTTTCCATTCCTCTTTCATAGAGTTGCTGGAGctgttcaatcaatcaatcaatcaatcaatcaatcaatcaatcaacttgatttatatagcacttttacaatgacgattgtttcaaagcagcttaacagtgttaaacaggaaaatattgcaaaaaatTGTAGCTTTAACAAGGATGAATCTAGGGCTGCAGCTATCAATTATTTTCGTAATCTATTAATCTAGCACTTGATCgatcgattaatcggataattacttttctctttattaaagagcaatactAAATATATAAGAGAAAAGAAGATGGGTATCTTAAAATCTAAtttgttttattgctgaaatttcatacattaataactgtgaaactaaattttaatgcatacaattgcaatattatattaaaaaatttaaactttaaaaggtaaacatagttcaatctaaaactaaacctacaaccaataaactaaaatactagcaatataaataacaataatgcctaaactttgtatttatgttgtgcaacttaactttctTGTTTCAGCTTCTGCTCAGGCATGACACAAGcctttaaatgtcttttgaaggctGTGTGGCTTTTGTAAGAAGCAAAAAATATTGGACAGGGTAACTTGAAATAAGAACAAGAGTAGAGATGCGCGGATCAGCTTTAACGTCACCGAATctgctgttaaaaaaaataaaaataaaaaataattaataataataatatatatatatatatatatatatatatatatatatatatatatatatatatatatatatatatatatatatatatatataaatatatatatataaatatatatatatatataaatatatataaatatatataatatatatatatatatatatatatatatatatatatatatatatatatatatatatatatatatatatatatatatatatatatatatatagtttatcaGCAGGACCTGTATCTGCACCTTTGAGCAAGGAGGAACAGGATGAGTACTGCCAGAGCCCTACAAAATCACCTCCAGCTGGCCACTGGTGTGAATGTCTCTAaccaaacaatcagaaacagacttcatgaGGGTTGCCTGAGGGCCCGACGTCCTCTAGTGGGCCCTGTGCTCAGTGCCCATCACCGTGGAGCTTGATTGGCATTTGCCATTGAACACCAAAATTGACAGGTCTACCACTGGTGCCCTGTGCTTTTCACAGATAAGAGCAGGTTCAACCTGAGCATGTCACAGTCAAGAAAAGGTCTGGAGAAGCTGTGGACTTATGCTGCATGTAACATCTTTTAGCATGACTGGTTTGGTGAtgggtcagtgatggtctggggagGCATTTCCATGGGGGCACGCACAGACCTCTACAAGCTAGACAATGGCATCCTGACGGCCATTAGGTATCGGGATGAAATCCTTGGACCCATTGTCAGACCCTATGCTGGTACAGTGGGTCCTGGGTTCCTCCTGGTGCACAACAATGCCCGGCTTCATGTGGTAAGAGTATGCAGGATGAAGGAATTGATAACATTAAATGGCCaccacactcacactcacctgACCTAAATCTAAAAGAACACCTCTGGGACATTGTGTTCCTGTCCATATGACGGTACTAGGGTGCACCTCAGATTGTCCAGGAGCTCAATAATGCCCTGGTCCAGATCTGGGATGAAATATCCCAGGAAACCATCCATTGTCTCATTAAGAGCGTTCCCCGACATTGTCAGGCATGCATACAAGCATGTGGGGGCCATACAACCTACTGAGTACCATTTTGAGTTGTTGCAATGAAATTTCAGCAAAATGGACTAGCctgctgcaaaaaaaaattcactttgattttcagGGTGTCTTTGAATTCAGTCCTTGTAGGTagatcattttcatttccaTCAAACAATGTGGCATCCTTTTGTTCATAACACATTACCTAGTCCATATTAGTATAGATACCCAGcatgatatttttccccattgAAATCTGATGCGTTTTTTTAAAGTGttcctttattttttttgaaaagtgtgtatataatatatatatgcaaaagtgtatatataaaatgcaattatatgtaattagttaatgaattcataaaaattaataaagctTTGTTCTAAGTATATGTCTGTATCTCTACCTTTTTATAAGCCAGTTCAGTGTTGTCAGGTCCATGGGCATGATGCCAGCCTTTACTCCGCTCAGATGCCTCCCTGAGAAGACACTGAATGTTGTCTTCCAGGTATGCCCGATAATCCACAGGCTCGCCCAGGGCATTCACCCCGAGCCCGTGCAGAGGCAATGGCTGGGCGTCAGCTGCAACATAAGAATTCCTAGACTGGAGCATCATTTCATGTGGGATCTGCAGAAAGAAAAAGTGACAGAGAGCtgatcagtaaaaaaaaaagagcagctCCTGGTCCCCAAAATGAATTCCTGTCACTGTTAATCTATACAAAATATGCAAGAAATATGCAAGTCATCACAATATGGCGACTTGAAATAAAGACAGACACTGACAAACACAGTGAGTTATCAACAGACACTAGAAAATATAAAGTGGCTACCTGGAACAGCTTCTTGCATTCCGTGATCATGTGACTAAGGCAGTGTGTGGCAGCCATGTTCTCACTCAAGTCTTTTTGGACAGGCTTGTCTCCACCTTTCCTGCTTATGAGCCTTTAACCAAAccgaacataaaaaaatataaacaaaaaagttgaacaaaaaaaaagaaacagttcTTTGAGAAATTACTACATGTTACTACAtgttgttttggggaaaaatagcAATAATCTTCATTCCATTCTGTTATGATTGTTACTTTTCATCAACTTTTTAGAATATTAGATCGCTTTTCTTGTGAGTACCTTTGCTGTTACCTCAGTGAAGGCAaaacatgacacacacacacacaccttggtGAAGCTCCATCTTTCTTGGAGGCATTCAGGTGTAGTATGGAGGGTGCGAGACAGACAGCCAGACTCTCTGCAGTCATCTGGTTTTCCTGTGCAGATGCAATATCACTGAGGAAATAGAGCAACGTCTGTAGAACCTCTCTGTTCTCATCAGGCAGCAGGATCACGGCTGCCTGCACGGCCTGTAAACGCTGCTCTGCTGGAacgactacacacacacacacacgtgggaGAGAGTTGTGAAGCTTACAGAAGCAATGATGTGAACTTgggaacacacacaaaaaagtgaGACTGTGTGTCACTCACACTGGTATGCATGTAGAAAAGTGTCTGTAAGTTTGGTGGTGAGCACGGGTTCAGGCAGATCCCTAAAGTACTGTTTAATCAGGTCAGCCACATCATAAGCCGATTGGccctggtaggtcacatgatcgGGGGAATTCTCATTAAGCTGCCTGAGGGCCTGGATCCGGGATTTAACCCCTGATTTCCGGAATATTCCCACCTGTAGAGAGGAATTTAAGATAGGAAGCTGacaaaaaaaagcatgtttgtgtggatgagtgtgtgtgtttgattacATACAAACCTTCTCCAGACACTGGCTGCGTAGGTATCTCATCGCCTGCTGGATGCTCTGAGGCAAGGGCTGACCAGTTCGCTGGACGTTTACGATCGGCGGAACCCCAAACACATGTTTATCTTTGTAATCTGGAACTTTGGAACGCTTCATAAACTTTGGAACCACCCTGACCAAtgacaaagaggaaaaaaataatttatttaatgatacAATGACAACCGACCAGGGAGATATACTCAACatacattaatttaataatttatttactaATTAGTAATATATTAGGAAATTTAATTGAATTGCTCATTTACTTGCTAATATATTACAAAGATACTGATACACTTTTGTATTGTTATATGTTATATTCATGTATACATGAGAAAATGAGGTTTAAAAAGCACACTAGTACAAGAATCCAATATGTGCATGTCCCCAATAAAACCTGCAAGGTCACATCATTGCAAGATAAACTCAGAATCATGGCAGAGCTGGCTGAAGCGAGAGAGCAAGAGCAAATGGAATTGCAGTAAGTATGAATAGACCTTGTGAAAATTGGATCTGTTTGCTGCCTATAACTGACACTGATGCAGGCCTTTGACTGTGGGGTGTGTGGGAATGGACGAAAGGGGAAAGATAATGCCTCGTCAGTGACTGGAGCAAAATGAAATGAATCACCTTTTAGATCTGTGAGCCATGACAGTGTCTGATAGACCTATAAGCTTCTCATCAAAAGTCCTTTCTTGCAGTTGGAGTTTAAAATggacaaatgcaaaaaatataaACCAATTACACTTCGTTCCTGCGGTGGCAAATAAAAAATTACTGAGGAacgaaagtgtgtgtgtgtgtttgtgtgtatatctCTGCGTTTACATAAATAGAACTGTAATTTTAACCCTGTTGGCTGAGGTAGATATGGGAAGTAATTTTCATAAGCAATAAAAAGCCAGCGGGGGAACAgatagagagacagaaagaTGCTGTCATTAACTGCATCTGTTAGAGCCGTTTTACTCAGCCGATTGTGCcaataaaaaacacttttggCAGAAATGAGATTTCCTGCATCAGACATCAGAGAGCATTAATGCCACAGCTGACCTCATGAGTTGGTGAATGTCTCCACCAACAACACGTGTTTTTGGGTTTGGGAACATGCCTTGAGCTACAACCTTGAGTGTTATTTAGGAAAATTTGTGAcaatgtatgtatgaatgagAATGTGCCATCTCACCAGTTCCAGCCGTGTTTGCTggtgtctgtgtgtttctcCAGGATGGCGGTTAGTCGCAAGAGGCTGAATTTCTGCAGCAGGTTGAGCTGGGCAGCGGACTGTCTGTTGATTTCTAAAGACGCAGAAGTCACGCTCGGACGATGCGAGTTTTGGAAACTGTGCCAGCGCAGCTTTCTGGGTATAGAGAAATGGGTGGAAGAAAGACAAGCGTGAGAAAAACAAGAACGATAAAGGATGAAATAAAAGCAGCACTTTTGGTCAATTGGATGTATGGGACACGTgaactacaacaacaaaaaatttaTGTGACAACAAATTTAATTGCAAAAGAAGTCTTGTTTTCAGAAAGTACATTTTGGGGTCTTAAGCATTTCATTTAGTccattcattaaaaaattaaaaaattaaaaaacatttgccaaTATTGGACAGTAAAATACATGATATGTATTAAATTTGCagttctggaaaaaattaagagaccacttaacattgatttcttaaTGGTAAGTGGTTTCGTAATTTTTTTCCACAGCTGTATTTTCATTTAAGGAAATCATTTAAGACATACAAATCCTGAAAATGTGTCTGAAAGGGTGTACCCCAGAGTTCCACTTTATGTCCTTTAATCTTTATCAGTAATGTGTTTGCATGAAGTGgaattatatttttaacatggaaaaaaaaactatcaaCACAGAGCTTCAAGTAGGCTTTCAAGATACACAGCTGTCACTTTCATCAGACTCCagtttaaaggagtacttcagcgctgggaagatgaaaatgcataaatctctcgtctcagggggaaaTGAGGGGGAATGcatgatcattcgaatatactccagggtttctactgatacaaagccatatgctaatcgctgaagtaaccctttaacaaaagACAAAATGAGTGGCCGGTATCTCTCTCCATTACATTCTTTCACAGCACTAAAAACAACTGCACTCACAAGTGTGGATCTATAAACATCAGATGTACTCACCTGCTGGGTCTCGTGAGTGATGCTCCCACCCCTGAGTCCCTCCTCTCTCTCATTCCTCCTTCTCCCTCTCCCTCATTAACTGAGTTTCCTGCACTATCGTAATCGCTCACGGTCGTCCCAACATCTGACATGGATTGCTCGTCATAATTCAGACTGCTGGGTAATGTCATGTCCGCCGTGGACACGGTCTCCACATTCGATTGGTCTTGCGGGTGTATGCCAAGCGAGCGTGACCATTCGTTGATGTCATGCTGCAGCCCGTGTACGCGCTGTAGAATGTCATCCAGATGCTGGAAGGCTTTCTCTTTTCCAGGGTCGAAAATGTCACATGGACTGCCTGGTGTCTCTGGAACATTGTCGTAAATGCTTCCAGTCGAGCCCATAGAAATTCTCCTCCTCCCAAAACCTGAAAGAAAGTCTTGCGATCCACTGCGACTAATGCTTTCATCCAATGAAAGGTCTTCTCCTGCCCAGTCACTATGCTCAGGACTTTGAGAAACAGAGACCAGGCAGAGACTTTCAATTGACAGAGACTTGGGGAAGGTTCCAGGCTTGTGGTCAAAGGGGAGGTGGACCACACGATGCTCTTTCCTCTGACTGATGTTATGGTTGGTTAGCTTTGGCTTCTCCCAAGTTAACTGGTAGTCCTCCAGGTAAAGGCATGCTCTGTGAGGCTTGTGCAAAGTGGCTTTCTGGCTAACATTACTGCGGCATATTGTATGTGACCTCCATGCCTCATCTTTGGTGATCCTGAACTTATTCGTGGTTTGTCCAGGCAAACTTGCATTGGATGTGCAGTGCAGACCCGAAGGTGGCTGATGCTGAGTTACTGTTGAAATATTCTTTGGGATGTTCTCCCTCTCACAATCCCATTTCTTTATTGATTCTTTCCTTCGTAAAAATGATCTAGAAGGACGCTTTGGCTTCTCTCTTATGGAAGGCAGAGAAGATGAGGATCCGGTGTCATCGTTCTCATCTTGGCTGGGTGAGACACAAACTGACGATGCACCTTCACCCACCTTGACGTCACTGAAAGCGGCAACTTCTGGAGAAGTTGTTTCCCGGGCACTGTCTAAGCTCAAGCTGCTAGCGCTGAGGTCGGAGGTCAGTGAGGTGACTTCTAGGAGACTGATGTCACTCAGCACACTATCACTACTACCCGAGGGTCTTAAAGTCGAGGCCCGGTTGCCAGGGAGGGCAGGGGTGGGTGAGAGAGTGCGGAGACGGGACCAAGTTTTACTCTCACGCTGAAAAGCCCAGCGGGAGCTAAGGGCACATGCGTCATCCTCCTCCGAGTCCTCACTCTGCTGACGGTAACACAGACATGCACACTTATATAACGAAAAGCTTTTTTTCCgtttttttaagtaataaaaagAAAAGTAGCTAACCAAAAGTACCAGAATTCACTAAAAACAACATAAACACAAGGACATAGATACATTTTAAAAGGATTGTAAAAGTTAAGTTCAAAAGATACCATCCAGAGGAAATCACAATTAATGAAAACAAAGAGACAAACAATGAGAAGTTGTCAGCAGAAGATTAGATCACATAATTGAATAAGAAGTAGGTGGCATGTATGTTTGTTTACCTGTTTACACTGGAAATGAACCTCTAAGCTCATTGCAGCACATTTGTTCAGGGTCGTTAGCctcctaaacacacacacacacacacacacacacacacacagaaggggcacatttaaaatttttgggaattcattttttttaaattcacatGAAAATTACATGTATATTCTTGGTGTATATATAAGAGGCAGGCTGGCAAAGTGGTTAAATTaccacttaaagggttacttcagtgatttagcattaagctttgtattcaaactgggtcattaatgtagaaatgtgattttttaagaatttatttggtgccttctagactgagaaaagaccgaaaatgtatttttgtctcatggggaagaaagacaacaactcccagaatgcactatttttcgctgccctacgaggccactccccaAGCCACCGCTATTGGATTAATGGATCACTTCAATTTCCCACCGggttt from Pseudorasbora parva isolate DD20220531a chromosome 3, ASM2467924v1, whole genome shotgun sequence carries:
- the stard8 gene encoding stAR-related lipid transfer protein 8 isoform X4, with the protein product MERSSPQHRKSHELEAKEACEWLRAAGFPQYAQFYEASLFPIEISAVRRDHEFLDQDSLKALCRRLTTLNKCAAMSLEVHFQCKQQSEDSEEDDACALSSRWAFQRESKTWSRLRTLSPTPALPGNRASTLRPSGSSDSVLSDISLLEVTSLTSDLSASSLSLDSARETTSPEVAAFSDVKVGEGASSVCVSPSQDENDDTGSSSSLPSIREKPKRPSRSFLRRKESIKKWDCERENIPKNISTVTQHQPPSGLHCTSNASLPGQTTNKFRITKDEAWRSHTICRSNVSQKATLHKPHRACLYLEDYQLTWEKPKLTNHNISQRKEHRVVHLPFDHKPGTFPKSLSIESLCLVSVSQSPEHSDWAGEDLSLDESISRSGSQDFLSGFGRRRISMGSTGSIYDNVPETPGSPCDIFDPGKEKAFQHLDDILQRVHGLQHDINEWSRSLGIHPQDQSNVETVSTADMTLPSSLNYDEQSMSDVGTTVSDYDSAGNSVNEGEGEGGMRERRDSGVGASLTRPSRKLRWHSFQNSHRPSVTSASLEINRQSAAQLNLLQKFSLLRLTAILEKHTDTSKHGWNWVVPKFMKRSKVPDYKDKHVFGVPPIVNVQRTGQPLPQSIQQAMRYLRSQCLEKVGIFRKSGVKSRIQALRQLNENSPDHVTYQGQSAYDVADLIKQYFRDLPEPVLTTKLTDTFLHAYQFVPAEQRLQAVQAAVILLPDENREVLQTLLYFLSDIASAQENQMTAESLAVCLAPSILHLNASKKDGASPRLISRKGGDKPVQKDLSENMAATHCLSHMITECKKLFQIPHEMMLQSRNSYVAADAQPLPLHGLGVNALGEPVDYRAYLEDNIQCLLREASERSKGWHHAHGPDNTELAYKKVGDGQPMRLWRVSVEIEAPPAMVLQRVLRERHLWDEDLLHSRVIETLENNTEVFHYITDSMAPHPRRNFIVLRRWCSDLPKGLCVLVSSSVDHDNVQVEAGLRAVLLTSRIFIEPCGMGRSRLTHYCRADLRGRSPDWYNKVFGHLCAMELARIRSSFPVLTARGPETKL